The genomic window GATTATTGCTTACCATCTCATCTTTCTCCTCTGATTCGATCGCCAAGTGGCGATGATCACATTCAATATGCTGATTCCAGCAACCAAGACCAGTGCTGTTCCCCAAACCATCTGCGGTGCATCTTTAGTTGCTTGGGTCGCCATGATGAACAAATGATACGGCAGCGCCATCGTCTGCGACATCGGGGATGTGGCGATAGGGGCGAAGAAGGCCACCGCTGTTAACAGGATTGGTGCCGTCTCCCCAGCAGCTCTAGAGAGCCCAAGTATCGAGCCGGTCACAATCCCTGGTGCTGCCGCTGGCAACACCACCCGGCCAATCGTTCTCAGCCTAGTAGCACCAAGCGCCAGCGAAGCCTGCCTCAAGTCGCTTGGGATCTGCCGAAGTGCCTCTTCGGTTGCCGTGATGATCACGGGCAGAGTCAGGCACGCCAGAGTTGCTGCACCCGCCAGTACGGACCGGCCCCACCCGAATACGCTCACGAACAGAGCTAGGCCGAACAATCCGTAGACCACCGACGGAACTCCAGCCATGTTGGCGATCGCCAGTCTGATGATCCTCGTTCTTCTGGTGCGAGGGGCGTATTCGGCGAGGTATATGCCCGCCATCACTCCAATAGGAATGGTGAACAGAGCGGTCCCCAGCGTAAGAAGGAATGTGCCCACTATGGCGGGCAGAATCCCGCCCTCGGTCATGAACCTTCGTGGAGGCTCGGTAATGAACTCGAGGCTCACAAAGCCGATGCCCCTGCTGAAGATATAGCCTACGAAGAGCAGTGCCACACCAAGCGAGAGAACGGCGCACGCACCAAGAACGATCTTGGCGATCATCTCGTTGGCGCGAGCGCGCTTTATCCTGGTTCTGACGTTCATCGGCGCCATCTCCTTCGCTGACGCTCAAGAACGATGTCTGCAGCAAGGTTGACAATGAAGGTCACTGCGAACAAGAAAAAGCCCATGAAGAACAGTGCCGAGAAGTGCAAGCCACCCCGAACCGTCTCGCCCATCTCGTTGGCGATGGTGCCAGGCAGGGTCCTTACCGAGACCAGTGGGTCGGTCGGTATGATGCCCGCATTTCCCGCCAGCATCAAGACGACCATCGTCTCACCGATAGCCCGACCCAAGCCGAGCATGACAGCGGCGAAGATGCCCGACGACGCCGCGGGGATTACAACCTTGTAAGTAGTTTGCCAGCGGGTATTCCCTAGTGCGGCCGAGCCCTGACGCAGCTCGTTCGGGACTGCATGGAGGGCATCCTCGGAAATCGAGATGATTGTAGGGAGGCACATGAAGCCAACCATCATCCCGGCGGTCATGGCTGTGAGCCCTGTTGCAGTTCCAAAAGTCTCCCGCACCCAGGGAGCCAGTATCGCAAGACCGATCAGCCCTAGGACCACCGAAGGGATGGCGGCCATGAACTCGATGATCGATTTAGCGATTTCCTTGACCCGTTTGCCTGTGAACTCCGAGATGAACACCGCCGACATGATCCCGAGAGGTACGGATATCGAAAGTGCTACCAAGGTCGCCCAAAGAGAGCCTGTGATCGCTGGCAAGAATCCAAACTGCTGATTCTTGGAGGTCGGGAACCAGCTTTCGCCGAACAGCATGTTGAGTACGCCAACCTCCTGCATCGCACGCATCCCACTGAGGAAAAGGAACACGGCGATGGCAGCAAGAACTATTATTGCGGTCCATCCCGAGGCGGTGATCAAAAATTTGATCAACAGTTCGACCGCCCGGGATGAGCCCGGGCGGTCGTTACGCCTCACATTTGAAATTGTGGGGTTTTTCATCAATCTCAATCTCTATTGGATCGGAACAAAGCCCTGGTCTGAAACTACTGCATCGCCAGCCTCACTCGCAACCCAATCAAGGAAGGCCTGAACGACTCCACTAGGAGCACCATTGCTGTACATGTACAGGTAACGAGAGAGAGGATAACTCTCATCCTTTGCTGTTTCAATACTTGCCAAGACACCGTCAAGCTCGAGCACCTTGGTTTCTGCCGTGGCGTAGCCCAGTCCGATGTACCCGATCGAGGCTGCATTCTGGCTTACCTCTGTGACGATTGCGCGATTCGAAGGCAGCAACATGGCTTCCTTGGCGAACTCCGCATTCTCGTCCTCAGCCGCTACAACTTCCTCCTTGAAGTACTCGTAGGTTCCGGAGGCGCTGTCGCGTGATAGAAGAACGATAGCCAAGTCGGGACCGCCGACCTCATTCCAGTTCGTGATCTCGCCTCTGTAGATGGCCCCAAGCTGCGCCATCGTGAGTCCTGTCACAGGATTGTCGGAATGGACCACGACTGCCAGTCCGTCGACAGCCACTGGGTGCTCAACAGGGGTGACATTGTTCTGACTTGCTTGGGCGATCTCATCTTCATCCATTCCACGCGAAGCGGTCGCCAAGTCGATCGTGCCACCTATCAACGCCGAGATGCCCGTTCCGGAGCCACCGCCCTTGACAGAGATGACTACGTCCGGATTGGCGATCATGAACTCCTCGGCCCAAGCCTGGGCGAGGTTGACCATCGTATCTGAGCCCTGGATGTTGATGGTTCCGGTGAGTGTCTCTCCAGCACCACCCTGATCGCCGCCCGTATCCTGCTGGGGTGCGGCACATCCAACTAGCCCCATGCTGATTGCGATCAGTGCGGCTACAAGCGCAGTGATCATGATTTTGCCGAACTTCATTGACACCCTTCCTCTCGCTGACTGTTTGATCAAGCAATGGATATCGCCAACAACATCGACCATGTTAGGTGCATCATCTGTAATAAAGGTTGCATTGATGTTAAATATCGCGCTACAGATGTAAAATGAATGTAAAGTCCGTCTGAAGTTCGTATTGCATGCGTATGATACCTCCTTGGATACACCGATCGATGCGGAGGTCAGGAATTGACGACTATCTTACTGGTGGAAGACGACCCCATCATCCGGCAGACAGTCGAATATGCTCTGCGCCGAGCAGGGTTCAATACGGTGTCGAGTGCCAATGGCCTCCAGGCGCTTGAAGTTGCTGCTACATCCAAGCCCGACCTCATACTCCTTGACTTGATGCTTCCCGGAGCTGACGGATATGTGTTCGCCCAGAGCTTCCGGGAGATAAACAAGCACACACCCATCATCATCGTGACCGCGCTGGATCAAGAGTCCGACAAGATCAAAGGACTCGATGCCGGCGCCGATGACTACATCACCAAGCCGTTCTCGATGCAAGAGCTGTTGGCTAGAGTCCGGGCAAACCTGAGGCGCACTCGTGAACAAGATGTGTTGAGCAACGAACCAATTGCCATCGGCGATCTTTCCATAGAGCCCAACCAACTCAAGGCCTCGGTGGCGGGTGTTCCGGTGAAGCTCAGGCTCAAAGAGTTCCAGCTACTTGTTACCCTCGCTTCCCATCCCGGGGTCTTGAGGACCAGACAGTTTCTTGCATCCGAAGTGTGGGGCTACGAGGCGTTGCCTACCTCAAGGACGATTGACGTGCACATTCGGCGTCTCCGTCAGGGCATTGAGGACCCCTCGCGATTCACGTACATACACACAGTCCACGGCATGGGTTATCGCTTCGAACCTATCCCCAAGGACGAATGACCCCAAGGTGGCCGCACGTGACTGAATCGCGATCTCCGCTCAAATCCGCCCTTGAGCATTGGCTAAGACCGGCTGCCATGGTTGTTGGAGTGGCAGCACTCGCCGCTCTATGGGCATGGAGCTTCTTGGCGCCGCTGGATTCGATACTGCTCGAGAGACAAGAACGCCACCTGACAGCTTTCGCTAGATCAGCAATCACCCTTCTGCAAACGGTTCCGGGTGACCCGACCGACCAGCTCTACAATCTCGTCGATCAGACCGGCTTCCGCATCGAGGTAACGAACGCCCAGGGGGAGGTGGTCTTCGACTCGATTCCGGGACAGAATCTTGCGCCCGATGCCTCCGCGGATGCCGAGATAGAAGCCGCCCTGGCTGGCAGAACAGGACGTGCGCAGCGCATCGATCGGTTGGATGGGGAGAAAAGAGCATTCTTGGCGTTACCGACCGGCCTGGATGCCGAGCGGGCCGTGGTGCGTGTATCGGAGGATCAGGGCTACTTCGGGGATATTCTCATGTCAGCAGTGCGATCAGGGCTCGTGCTTCTCACCATATTGCTCATCCTCGCCATCATCTTAGCCAGGCGGCTCGAT from Actinomycetota bacterium includes these protein-coding regions:
- the pstA gene encoding phosphate ABC transporter permease PstA, with the protein product MNVRTRIKRARANEMIAKIVLGACAVLSLGVALLFVGYIFSRGIGFVSLEFITEPPRRFMTEGGILPAIVGTFLLTLGTALFTIPIGVMAGIYLAEYAPRTRRTRIIRLAIANMAGVPSVVYGLFGLALFVSVFGWGRSVLAGAATLACLTLPVIITATEEALRQIPSDLRQASLALGATRLRTIGRVVLPAAAPGIVTGSILGLSRAAGETAPILLTAVAFFAPIATSPMSQTMALPYHLFIMATQATKDAPQMVWGTALVLVAGISILNVIIATWRSNQRRKMRW
- the pstC gene encoding phosphate ABC transporter permease subunit PstC — encoded protein: MKNPTISNVRRNDRPGSSRAVELLIKFLITASGWTAIIVLAAIAVFLFLSGMRAMQEVGVLNMLFGESWFPTSKNQQFGFLPAITGSLWATLVALSISVPLGIMSAVFISEFTGKRVKEIAKSIIEFMAAIPSVVLGLIGLAILAPWVRETFGTATGLTAMTAGMMVGFMCLPTIISISEDALHAVPNELRQGSAALGNTRWQTTYKVVIPAASSGIFAAVMLGLGRAIGETMVVLMLAGNAGIIPTDPLVSVRTLPGTIANEMGETVRGGLHFSALFFMGFFLFAVTFIVNLAADIVLERQRRRWRR
- a CDS encoding phosphate ABC transporter substrate-binding protein, translating into MKFGKIMITALVAALIAISMGLVGCAAPQQDTGGDQGGAGETLTGTINIQGSDTMVNLAQAWAEEFMIANPDVVISVKGGGSGTGISALIGGTIDLATASRGMDEDEIAQASQNNVTPVEHPVAVDGLAVVVHSDNPVTGLTMAQLGAIYRGEITNWNEVGGPDLAIVLLSRDSASGTYEYFKEEVVAAEDENAEFAKEAMLLPSNRAIVTEVSQNAASIGYIGLGYATAETKVLELDGVLASIETAKDESYPLSRYLYMYSNGAPSGVVQAFLDWVASEAGDAVVSDQGFVPIQ
- a CDS encoding response regulator transcription factor, whose amino-acid sequence is MTTILLVEDDPIIRQTVEYALRRAGFNTVSSANGLQALEVAATSKPDLILLDLMLPGADGYVFAQSFREINKHTPIIIVTALDQESDKIKGLDAGADDYITKPFSMQELLARVRANLRRTREQDVLSNEPIAIGDLSIEPNQLKASVAGVPVKLRLKEFQLLVTLASHPGVLRTRQFLASEVWGYEALPTSRTIDVHIRRLRQGIEDPSRFTYIHTVHGMGYRFEPIPKDE